One window from the genome of Jiangella alba encodes:
- a CDS encoding AfsR/SARP family transcriptional regulator, which translates to MRFGVLGPLTVHDDLGAAVPVTSAKQRLLLAVLLSRRNTRVSADALTEALWEGRPPPSARANLQSYVHRLRRLLGDDRIVHDRSGYQLEVRPGEADDEEFERLAAAGREALADGDLDRAADLLRRAGALWRGRPAYAELPGSSAEAARLDELRLAVVELRVDADLGRGEHDLLVAELTALTAAHPLRQRLYRQLMLALHRSGRTADALGVYRRARAVLVEELALEPGPELRDLEQAILMDDPALAPPRPARSARPAHARRPAELPPDDPAFTGRRDEERRVAGWLTAGAVVTISGPGGVGKSALALRAAHTAAAGFPDGRLYVNLHGATPGVRPLTPHDVLVRLLGSLGVEERDVPADGSAAAALFRSTISGRRLLVVLDDADSAAQVRPLLPEPGSGPALLVTGRRVLSTIAGAHRLTLGTLAPDEAAELLAAVAGPDRVAAEPAVAAEVVALCGLLPLAVRVAGARLLARPDWTLSSLRDRLDDAQHRLDELEHDDLAVRASCDVAFTALDDAPAAVFTSLGLAGFADFTVHTAAALSGRTLAATRRALDQLTETQLLIAAPGDRFTLHDLVRLYARERAERTLTPAARDDALRRALHHYLATARQASRMSVAWSDQHAAIGPETTRPGRTQPGPDLPDGPAISAWVRAESDNITAAAIHAAALDGDGPAILAGLAAAMAHPLRSQDRWADLVAIGRLALSALGDTGQARWRSKLHQSLSDGYFMLNRLPEAHEHGLEAVRAAYEGGDRHGEADARSALGFVLHHRGRTDEAFAHYRRALELQREIADARGEALTLTRLGVGHHLGGRLDDAVACQEQALRLDDRPHLTGIALFRLGDAHLDAGRPERALGCLERAIEAFQACGSSVDEALARWLRGDILRLLGRDGDARHSWLRSADLLREMRSLTSDEAGDLLGAPVPRMPDVLRRGRDARRPA; encoded by the coding sequence ATGAGGTTCGGCGTCCTGGGCCCCTTGACGGTCCACGACGACCTCGGGGCGGCCGTTCCGGTCACGTCGGCGAAGCAGCGGCTGCTGCTGGCGGTCCTGCTGTCGCGCCGCAACACGCGGGTGTCGGCCGATGCGCTGACGGAGGCGTTGTGGGAGGGTCGGCCGCCGCCGTCGGCGCGGGCGAACCTGCAGAGCTACGTGCACCGGCTGCGGCGGCTGCTGGGCGACGACCGCATCGTGCACGACCGGTCCGGCTACCAGCTCGAGGTGCGGCCCGGCGAGGCCGACGACGAGGAGTTCGAGCGGCTGGCGGCGGCCGGCCGGGAGGCGCTGGCGGACGGCGACCTCGACCGCGCGGCCGACCTGCTGCGCCGGGCCGGCGCGCTCTGGCGCGGGCGGCCGGCCTACGCGGAGCTGCCCGGGTCCAGCGCCGAGGCGGCCCGGCTGGACGAGCTGCGGCTCGCGGTCGTGGAGCTGCGCGTCGACGCCGACCTCGGCCGCGGTGAGCACGACCTGCTGGTCGCGGAGCTGACGGCGCTGACGGCCGCGCACCCGCTGCGGCAGCGGCTGTACCGCCAGCTCATGCTCGCGCTGCACCGGTCCGGCCGCACGGCCGACGCGCTCGGGGTGTATCGCCGGGCCCGGGCCGTGCTGGTCGAGGAGCTGGCCCTGGAGCCGGGCCCGGAGCTGCGCGACCTGGAGCAGGCCATCCTGATGGACGACCCCGCGCTGGCCCCGCCGCGGCCGGCGCGGTCGGCGCGGCCGGCGCACGCACGCCGGCCCGCAGAGCTGCCGCCCGACGACCCCGCGTTCACCGGGCGTCGCGACGAGGAGCGGCGGGTGGCCGGCTGGCTGACCGCCGGCGCCGTCGTGACCATCAGCGGGCCGGGCGGCGTCGGCAAGTCCGCCCTGGCGCTGCGGGCCGCGCACACGGCCGCCGCCGGCTTCCCGGACGGCCGGCTGTACGTGAACCTGCACGGCGCGACGCCCGGGGTGCGGCCGCTGACACCGCACGACGTGCTGGTCAGGCTGCTCGGGTCGCTCGGGGTCGAGGAGCGCGACGTCCCGGCCGACGGGTCCGCAGCGGCGGCGCTGTTCCGCTCGACGATCTCCGGGCGGCGGCTGCTGGTGGTGCTCGACGACGCCGACTCCGCCGCGCAGGTCCGGCCGCTGCTGCCCGAGCCCGGCAGCGGACCGGCGCTGCTGGTCACCGGCCGCCGGGTGCTCTCGACCATCGCCGGCGCGCATCGGCTGACGCTGGGCACGCTGGCCCCGGACGAGGCCGCCGAACTGCTCGCCGCGGTCGCCGGGCCGGACCGCGTGGCCGCCGAACCGGCGGTCGCCGCCGAGGTGGTGGCCTTGTGCGGGCTGCTCCCGCTGGCCGTCCGGGTGGCCGGGGCGCGGCTGCTGGCCCGGCCCGACTGGACGCTGTCGTCGCTGCGCGACCGCCTGGACGACGCCCAGCACCGCCTCGACGAGCTCGAGCACGACGACCTCGCGGTGCGGGCCAGCTGCGACGTCGCGTTCACGGCGCTGGACGACGCGCCCGCGGCGGTCTTCACCAGCCTGGGCTTGGCCGGGTTCGCCGACTTCACCGTCCACACGGCGGCCGCGCTGTCCGGGCGCACGCTGGCGGCCACGCGGCGGGCGCTGGACCAGCTCACCGAGACGCAGCTGCTGATCGCGGCGCCGGGCGACCGATTCACCCTGCACGACCTCGTCCGCCTCTACGCGCGCGAACGGGCCGAGCGGACGCTGACCCCGGCGGCCCGCGACGACGCGCTGCGCCGGGCGCTGCACCACTACCTCGCGACGGCACGGCAGGCCTCGCGGATGAGCGTCGCGTGGTCCGACCAGCACGCGGCCATCGGCCCCGAGACGACGCGGCCCGGCCGCACGCAACCCGGCCCCGACCTCCCCGACGGCCCGGCCATCTCGGCCTGGGTCCGCGCGGAGTCCGACAACATCACCGCCGCCGCCATCCATGCCGCCGCGCTCGACGGCGACGGCCCGGCGATCCTGGCCGGGCTGGCCGCGGCCATGGCGCACCCGCTGCGCAGCCAGGACCGGTGGGCCGACCTCGTCGCCATCGGCCGGCTGGCGCTGTCGGCGCTCGGCGACACCGGGCAGGCGCGGTGGCGCTCGAAGCTGCACCAGAGCCTCAGCGACGGCTACTTCATGCTGAACCGGCTGCCGGAGGCGCACGAGCACGGCCTCGAGGCGGTCCGCGCGGCGTACGAGGGCGGCGACCGCCACGGCGAGGCCGACGCCCGCAGCGCGCTCGGCTTCGTCCTGCACCACCGCGGCCGCACCGACGAGGCGTTCGCGCACTACCGCCGGGCGCTGGAGTTGCAGCGCGAGATCGCCGACGCCCGCGGCGAGGCGCTCACGCTCACCCGGCTCGGCGTCGGCCACCACCTGGGCGGCCGGCTCGACGACGCCGTCGCCTGCCAGGAGCAGGCGCTGCGGCTCGACGACAGGCCGCACCTCACCGGCATCGCGCTGTTCCGCCTCGGCGACGCCCACCTCGACGCCGGACGGCCCGAGCGCGCCCTCGGCTGCCTCGAGCGGGCCATCGAGGCGTTCCAGGCCTGCGGCTCCAGCGTCGACGAGGCACTGGCGCGGTGGCTGCGCGGCGACATCCTGCGGCTGCTCGGCCGCGACGGCGACGCCCGGCACAGCTGGCTCCGCTCGGCCGACCTCCTGCGCGAGATGCGCAGCCTGACCAGCGACGAGGCCGGCGACCTGCTGGGCGCACCGGTGCCGCGCATGCCCGACGTGCTGCGCCGCGGCCGCGACGCCCGCCGCCCTGCCTGA
- a CDS encoding ABC transporter permease, with protein sequence MSTATMTGRATARGEARAVPTMIGGLVASTKAELLRLRKWPAVWILATVWLLLNLTFAYLFNYIAYSTGSSGFSNEGVPPSALLPDLLPAAIPSVLTGGMPMFGGAIMFILGALAAGSGYGWGTWKTALTQGPSRLSTFGGTLAAVAIAVVGVIAATLALDFAASILIAVVEGQSIVWPALGALAEAVGGGLLIFGMWAMAGVLVGVLTRSPALAVGLGLVWSLVIENLLRGVGNLLSGIEYVTNVLPGTAAGSLAGALGAGGSDDPDGAPGVLTVLDGRPAALLVAAYLVVFAVVGALVMRHRDVT encoded by the coding sequence ATGAGCACCGCGACGATGACCGGCCGGGCCACCGCGCGCGGCGAGGCCCGCGCCGTCCCCACCATGATCGGCGGACTGGTCGCCAGCACGAAGGCCGAGCTGCTGCGGCTGCGGAAGTGGCCGGCGGTCTGGATCCTCGCGACGGTGTGGCTGTTGCTCAACCTCACCTTCGCGTACCTGTTCAACTACATCGCGTACTCGACCGGCTCGTCCGGCTTCTCCAACGAGGGCGTCCCGCCGTCGGCGCTGCTGCCGGACCTGCTGCCGGCCGCGATCCCGTCGGTGCTCACCGGCGGCATGCCGATGTTCGGCGGCGCGATCATGTTCATCCTCGGCGCGCTGGCCGCCGGCAGCGGCTACGGCTGGGGCACCTGGAAGACGGCGCTCACGCAGGGCCCGAGCCGGCTGTCGACGTTCGGCGGGACGCTCGCCGCCGTCGCCATCGCCGTCGTCGGCGTGATCGCTGCCACGCTGGCGCTGGACTTCGCCGCGTCGATCCTCATCGCCGTCGTCGAGGGGCAGAGCATCGTGTGGCCGGCGCTCGGCGCGCTGGCCGAGGCGGTCGGGGGCGGGCTGCTGATCTTCGGCATGTGGGCCATGGCCGGCGTGCTGGTCGGCGTGCTGACCCGCAGCCCGGCGCTGGCGGTCGGTCTCGGGCTGGTGTGGTCGCTGGTGATCGAGAACCTGCTGCGCGGCGTCGGCAACCTGCTCAGCGGCATCGAGTACGTGACGAACGTGCTGCCGGGGACGGCCGCGGGGTCGCTGGCCGGCGCACTGGGCGCCGGCGGCTCGGACGACCCCGACGGCGCGCCCGGCGTCCTCACCGTCCTCGACGGCCGGCCGGCGGCGCTGCTGGTGGCCGCGTACCTGGTGGTGTTCGCCGTGGTGGGCGCGCTGGTGATGCGACACCGCGACGTCACCTGA